The DNA sequence CCGGCGCGGAACCTGGTGGAGGCAAGGATCTCCGGCTTCACCAGCCGGGGTGACTTGTACTCCGGTCCCAGCAGCCGGTACTCGACGCGCTCGATGGCCAGCACGGCGCGGCGGATGACGAAATGGGCGAAGTCGCGGGGATTCTCGGCGACCGTCTGGTCGTGCCACTGCTGACGCAGCTCGGAGACCTTCGCGGGTTCACCGGCGATGACGCGGGCGCGGGTCCGGTCCCGCTTGAGGATCCGGCGCTGCAGTGCCTGCGGTGGACGGTAGGTGTCACGCCCGGAGATCAGCGCGACCACCTTCGACCGCGTCGGCAGACCCGCGGGCACCCAGAACACCCGCACGGGTACGACGGTGCGGTCCTCGTCGGCCTCGAGCTCTTCGACCAGTTGCGCCAGCACGGCCGGCGACGGCTCGCCGTCGACGGGCAGCTGCAGCACGTCGACGTGGACGTCCGGATTGTCGCGGCGCTGCGCGGCCAGCCATTCGTCGAGCAGCTCCACCTCTGCCGGTGACGATGCGGCGGCGAGGACCAGCGCGTCGTCGGTCGTGGTGAAGCTGGCGTAGTAGTCGTCGGGGACCTTCACTGTCGGCCTTTCACCCCGGACTGCGCCCGGCCATTGGTCGATGACTCATCCTGCGGCGCAGCCGATTCGGCGGGCTGCCTGCCAGCCTTTCTGGCGGGCGCCTTCTTGGTGGCCTTCTTGGCCGGCTTCTTGGCCGGCTTCTTGGCCGGCTTCTTGGCCGGCGTCTCCTGCGCGATCTTCCTCGGCTCGACCGTCTCCCCCGGCGAGCGCTTGTAGAGCGCGGGGACCGGCAGCTTGTCCTGCGGCCACGCCTTGAGGGTGTCCAGATAGATCTGGCGTACCTCGGCGATGCGGTCCGGCAGGTCCTCCAGCGTCCAGTCGTCGGTCGGGATGGGCGGATAGACCGCGATGTCGACGGTGCCGGGGTTGAACGTGCTCGAATCGCGTGCGGCCACGACCTCCGCGTTGCGGATGACGATCGGCACGATCGGAATGCCCACCGACATCGCGATGCGGAACGGCCCCTTCTTGAACTCGCCGACCTCGACGGTGTCCAGCCGGGTCCCCTCGGGGGCGATCAGAATCGAGATGCCTTTGCGCGCAAGGTCTTCGACTTTGCGCAGACCTTCGACCGCGGCTTGTGGATCCTCCCGGTCGATGAACGCCGCATCCATCACCTTCCCGATGGTGCCGATCAGCGGATCCTTCTCCAGCTCCTTCTTGCCGACCGAGGTGAAGTCCTTTTCGACCAGCCTCCCGGCGATCAACGGGTCGGCCTGGTTGCGATGGTTGAAGATGAACACCGCCGGCCGCTGCGCGGTGAGGTTTTCGCGGCCCAGCACATTGAGGTTGATGCCCGCCGTGGTCAGTAGCAACCGGGACCAGGTGGAGGTGAAGAAATTCACCCCGGTGCGCCGGTTCTGGGTCAGCAGACCCACGCCCAGGGCGCTGGCGGCGACCGGGAGCACCGAGCCGATGGCGGCCACCGTCCGCAGCTGCGACAGCGGGTTGCTGCCGCTGCGGCTGGTGAACCGCAGGACGGGCCAGCCGCGTTTGGCGGCGACGGCGGCGAGTTTGCCCGCGGGGTTGGTGGGCCGCGGATTGCCGACGAGGTACATCAGCGCCACGTCCTCGTCGCCGTCGGCGTAGAAGTAGCTCTTCGACAGGTCGACGCCATTGCGGGCCGCGAAGGCCTGCACCGCATGGGCTTTGCCCGGACCCCACAGGATGGGACGGACGACCTCGCCGGTGATGCACCCGTTGTCGTCGGTCTCGAACTTGTTGCTCAGTACGTTGTCGATGCCGAGGAACCGGGCGACGGGTTCGACCTGAACCGTCAGCGCCGACGAGCTGAGGACGACGGTGTGCCCGCGCGCCATGTGCGCGCGGACCAAGGCACGCATCTCCGGATAGATGCGGTCGCGGATGTGTTGTTCGAAGAGCCGTTCGGCCAGTTCGTCGACGTCGCTGAGCGAGCTGCCGCGCAGCATCCGGGCACCCTTGCCGATGAGGTCCTCGAACTCCGAGCGGCCGAGTTGGTGGTTGAGCCCGGCCTGCACCATCCCGATGAACTCACCGACGCTCATCTGTCTGCGGCGCAGGCGATCCCGGGTCATGATGACCCCGGTGAACCCCGCCACCAGCGTGCCGTCGAGATCGAAGAACGCGCCGACCTGCGGCCCCTCCGGCGCTGCCATGATCTCCGCCACCGAGCCCGGCAGGCGCATGGCGCGTGGCTCGCTCTGCTGCCCCTCGTCGACACTCATTGTGGCGCACTC is a window from the Mycolicibacterium litorale genome containing:
- a CDS encoding HAD-IB family hydrolase/lysophospholipid acyltransferase family protein, whose translation is MSVDEGQQSEPRAMRLPGSVAEIMAAPEGPQVGAFFDLDGTLVAGFTGVIMTRDRLRRRQMSVGEFIGMVQAGLNHQLGRSEFEDLIGKGARMLRGSSLSDVDELAERLFEQHIRDRIYPEMRALVRAHMARGHTVVLSSSALTVQVEPVARFLGIDNVLSNKFETDDNGCITGEVVRPILWGPGKAHAVQAFAARNGVDLSKSYFYADGDEDVALMYLVGNPRPTNPAGKLAAVAAKRGWPVLRFTSRSGSNPLSQLRTVAAIGSVLPVAASALGVGLLTQNRRTGVNFFTSTWSRLLLTTAGINLNVLGRENLTAQRPAVFIFNHRNQADPLIAGRLVEKDFTSVGKKELEKDPLIGTIGKVMDAAFIDREDPQAAVEGLRKVEDLARKGISILIAPEGTRLDTVEVGEFKKGPFRIAMSVGIPIVPIVIRNAEVVAARDSSTFNPGTVDIAVYPPIPTDDWTLEDLPDRIAEVRQIYLDTLKAWPQDKLPVPALYKRSPGETVEPRKIAQETPAKKPAKKPAKKPAKKATKKAPARKAGRQPAESAAPQDESSTNGRAQSGVKGRQ